In Scheffersomyces stipitis CBS 6054 chromosome 8, complete sequence, one DNA window encodes the following:
- a CDS encoding mitochondrial 37S ribosomal protein NAM9 (go_function RNA binding) gives MPRKTQNLHSLSRGRVRASMNKYNLFNLYKKAPVRYDGKTLYQQKWNAKAETRAYHGEHLTEKRWKAIFDPSLETVAQLDASLKGSKVAPTPMTLQTYASLEKRLELAVFRSMFASSVRQAREFILGGSVSVNGVVIKHPSFPLKSGDIFHVKPEKVLLAMGRTKPSLEKAIKVDNQQISAWNRYVKAAQENPREVWEAKQKKPASLNTIRNINGSESAEEFNKKIEQTMKSQQNDATRESILLKIISLGRGIESNGGVVSAETFKEFNYDNESNSNNAQKAHNVYKKLSDAKHKLIGEHNIENAAEFVNKKADDSESAADKQLARSVKQILRELQKSTWEAIRVGAQQQQSGKVLTASFTSDFVKSLVPHPALNKESILEDETLANIKFPWQKSLFGRQDPSKPYFTPWTPRPFIGAFAILPSHIEVSFSTCHAVYLRDPIARPGHSEVISPFPDHTHERAYMFYARKGL, from the coding sequence ATGCCAAGAAAGACCCAGAACTTGCACTCGTTGAGTAGGGGCCGTGTCCGTGCCTCTATGAACAAGTacaatttgttcaacttatATAAAAAGGCTCCAGTGAGATATGATGGAAAGACTTTGTACCAACAGAAGTGGAACGCTAAAGCTGAAACCAGAGCTTATCACGGTGAACATTTGACTGAAAAGCGTTGGAAGGCCATCTTTGATCCTTCATTAGAAACCGTAGCTCAATTGGATGCTTCATTGAAGGGTTCTAAAGTAGCACCTACACCTATGACTCTCCAGACCTATGCCTCTTTagagaagagattggaGTTGGCTGTCTTCAGATCGATGTTTGCTTCCTCTGTGAGACAAGCTCGTGAGTTCATTCTTGGTGGAAGTGTTCTGGTCAACGGTGTTGTGATAAAGCACCCTTCATTCCCCTTGAAGAGTGGAGACATTTTCCATGTCAAGCCAGAGAAGGTCTTGTTAGCTATGGGCAGAACCAAACCTTCGCTTGAAAAAGCCATTAAGGTCGACAATCAACAGATCAGCGCCTGGAACCGCTATGTGAAAGCAGCACAAGAAAATCCCCGCGAAGTATGGGAAGCcaaacagaagaaaccagCATCTTTAAATACCATCAGAAACATCAACGGTTCCGAATCGGCCGAggaattcaacaagaaaatcgAACAAACTATGAAATCGCAACAGAATGATGCTACGCGTGAGTCTATTTTATTGAAGATTATCAGTTTGGGAAGAGGAATCGAAAGCAACGGCGGAGTCGTTTCTGCAGAAACGTTTAAGGAATTCAACTACGACAACGaaagcaacagcaacaatgCCCAGAAGGCTCATAACGTGTACAAAAAGTTGTCTGATGCTAAACACAAATTGATTGGCGAACACAATATCGAAAATGCAGCTGAGTTTGTCAATAAGAAAGCAGATGATTCTGAATCTGCCGCGGACAAACAGTTAGCTCGTTCCGTCAAGCAGATTCTCCGTGAGCTCCAGAAGTCTACCTGGGAAGCCATACGTGTTGGAGcccagcagcaacaatcTGGCAAGGTGCTCACTGCCTCATTCACGTCTGATTTCGTTAAGCTGTTGGTGCCACATCCAGccttgaacaaggaatCTATTCTTGAAGACGAGACTCTAGCCAACATCAAGTTCCCATGGCAAAAATCGTTATTTGGCCGTCAAGATCCTTCCAAGCCATACTTCACTCCATGGACACCACGTCCTTTTATCGGTGCCTTTGCCATCTTGCCGTCGCACATCGAGGTATCATTCAGCACATGTCATGCTGTTTACTTAAGAGACCCTATCGCCAGACCAGGTCATTCTGAGGTCATTTCTCCTTTCCCCGACCACACCCACGAAAGAGCCTATATGTTCTACGCCAGAAAGGGATTGTAG
- a CDS encoding DNA mismatch repair protein (go_function damaged DNA binding; ATP binding; DNA binding~go_process mismatch repair; DNA repair; DNA metabolism), translating into MKKIIDSNQGCVCLIQVGSFYELYFEQASDYGPQLGLKVSTRKTNNYTIPMAGFPTYQLQKFVKILVQDLGENVAIIDQFPTRKISETIIHRKISRIVSPGTLVDETFMNYNQNNFLLAISFPANCTKVPADPETAVGLSWIDVSVGEFYVQNTTLGNMISDISRVNPSEIIISKEFQDMNIIDGNWYPPLQELRRFFLRYHKTTYNDSKLKFKSGLQTTRKMLESFTVREEAAMNMILSYIDVNLPESNPSLDHPITYWNQSCLQMDARTREALELTERSTSGRSSVVGSLLTTVKRTITPSGSRLLTQWIKSPILDVNEIRRRQGFVQTFLENHQVTTSLRYQLSQLGDFIRSLQRLAFGAGDSVTHLLAIADSIAKLQEIEVFLRTEHSNNKKGLKILDKFLKEFVVPSDISEEIISTLHIQINDEVIGEFEDSEDSEEYPHIDTGSYSNKSIDKYRFVPKPKGESVFSFSVRRDYNKSLLDLHNSMDILKDKEDNMISAVREELGKIDPKLLVSKKEQHGRYSNILHISGKQKSIEEVYVHLGNDVRDKKKASLLYKPTEWNNLQVIIEEKKEHIRELERQIVDSLRQKVLDKASDIRKVSKMVDFLDVTSSFAILAEENNLVCPKFVKTSSINIENGRHFVVESGLKSVGKMFTPNDTKITSSANLWVVSGPNMGGKSTFLRQNAIIVILAQIGSFVPASKANLGIVDKIFTRIGASDDLFNDLSTFMVEMVETSNILRNATSHSLAIVDEIGRGTSGKEGLALAYATLYNLLSVNKCRTLFATHFGKELEQLLKANKVSQSKIRYFRTRVIQDDDDKNPSGLGLVIDHTLEKGISERSYALEVAQMAGFPPEALKNARMALDLLD; encoded by the exons ATGAAAAAAATCATCGATCTGAACCAAGGATGCGTTTGTTTAATTCAAGTAGGAAGTTTCTATGAGCTCTATTTTGAGCAAGCTCTGGACTACGGTCCCCAATTGGGACTCAAAGTTTCCACAAGAAAAACCAACAACTACACCATACCTATGGCAGGGTTTCCTACTTATCAATTGCAGAAATTTGTTAAGATTTTGGTGCAAGACTTGGGTGAAAATGTAGCCATTATAGACCAATTCCCCACAAGAAAGATCTCAGAAACGATAATACACCGCAAAATATCACGAATTGTTTCCCCAGGGACTCTTGTAGATGAAACATTCATGAACTATAACcagaacaacttcttgctAGCAATCTCGTTTCCTGCTAATTGTACAAAGGTTCCAGCCGATCCTGAGACTGCGGTAGGACTCTCATGGATTGATGTAAGTGTTGGGGAGTTCTATGTTCAGAACACAACTTTGGGGAATATGATTTCTGACATTTCCAGGGTTAATCCCAGTGAAATCATCATCTCCAAAGAGTTTCAGGATATGAACATTATCGACGGTAATTGGTATCCACCTCTTCAGGAATTGCGTCGGTTCTTCTTACGCTACCACAAGACGACATACAACgatctgaagttgaagttcaaaagTGGGTTACAAACCACAAGAAAGATGTTGGAAAGCTTTACCGTTAGAGAAGAGGCAGCAATGAACATGATCTTGTCGTATATTGATGTAAATTTACCTGAATCCAATCCTTCCTTGGATCACCCCATCACATACTGGAATCAGAGTTGTCTACAGATGGATGCCCGAACTCGTGAAGCACTAGAATTGACCGAAAGATCCACCAGTGGCAGATCTTCTGTTGTAGGATCTCTCTTGACGACTGTTAAGCGAACTATCACACCTTCTGGATCTAGATTGTTAACTCAATGGATAAAGTCTCCAATTCTCGATGTTAACGAAATTCGCCGCAGACAAGGTTTTGTCCAGACTTTCCTTGAGAACCACCAAGTGACAACCTCTTTGAGGTACCAGTTGCTGCAGCTTGGTGACTTTATTAGGTCGTTACAAAGACTAGCGTTCGGTGCAGGTGATAGCGTTACCCACTTGCTAGCAATTGCCGATAGCATAGCAAAGTTACAGGAAATAGAAGTATTCTTAAGAACAGAACATTCCAATAACAAAAAGGGATTGAAAATTTTGGACAAATTTTTGAAGGAGTTTGTTGTTCCTTCAGACATTTCAGAAGAGATCATATCAACACTCCATATTCAGATAAATGAC GAAGTAATAGGAGAATTcgaagattctgaagattctgaagagTATCCACATATTGATACAGGTTCTTATAGCAACAAATCTATTGACAAGTATAGATTCGTACCAAAACCTAAAGGGGAAAGTGTATTCAGCTTCTCAGTGAGGCGTGATTATAACAAATCTTTGTTAGACTTGCACAACCTGATGgatatcttgaaagatAAAGAGGATAACATGATATCAGCTGttagagaagaattggGCAAGATCGATCCAAAACTACTTGTTTCCAAAAAAGAACAACATGGAAGGTATCTGAATATTTTGCACATTTCTGGTAAACAAAAACTGATAGAAGAGGTCTATGTTCATCTTGGTAATGATGTcagagacaagaagaaggcttCACTCTTGTATAAGCCAACTGAATGGAACAACTTGCAGGTgatcattgaagaaaagaaagagcaTATAAGAGAATTGGAACGCCAAATCGTTGATCTGCTTAGACAGAAAGTGCTAGATAAAGCATCTGATATCAGAAAAGTCAGTAAGATGgttgatttcttggatgtgacatcttcttttgcaattttggCGGAAGAGAATAACTTAGTATGTCCAAAATTTGTGAAGACTTCTCTGATTAACATTGAGAATGGCAGACATTTTGTGGTTGAATCAGGCTTGAAGTCAGTTGGTAAGATGTTTACACCTAATGATACCAAGATCACTTCCAGTGCCAACCTTTGGGTCGTTTCAGGACCCAATATGGGAGGTAAGAGTACGTTCTTAAGACAGAATGCAATTATAGTCATTCTAGCACAAATTGGTTCTTTTGTTCCTGCTTCAAAAGCCAATCTCGGAATTGTAGATAAGATATTTACCAGAATAGGAGCCTCAGACGATTTATTCAACGACTTAAGTACTTTCATGGTTGAGATGGTAGAGACTAGCAATATCTTGCGCAATGCAACCTCTCATTCGTTAGccattgttgatgaaattggaagaggaaCCAGTGGAAAAGAAGGACTAGCGCTTGCATATGCTACTttgtacaacttgttgCTGGTCAACAAATGCCGTACACTCTTTGCAACTCATTTTGGTAAGGAATTAGAGCAATTATTGAAAGCAAATAAAGTGAGCCAAAGTAAGATACGCTACTTCCGTACCAGAGTAAttcaagatgatgacgacaaAAACCCCTCAGGACTTGGTCTTGTCATAGACCATACTTTGGAAAAGGGTATCAGCGAGAGATCGTATGCACTTGAAGTGGCCCAGATGGCAGGATTCCCGCCAGAAGCATTAAAAAATGCTCGAATGGCACTTGATCTACTAGATTAA
- a CDS encoding predicted protein translates to MVMVSSEIAREWTVDDEIKLFNLVCDYKPAGKNKHRNMVSIIDNINKGLDSSSQPFTASEIWDRLEALYDLPRLDALEDYKEGEEGSDSLRSETSPDIKEEQVVSEVKRDEKQKPTKRARGKDRLRRPHVKNENNNDSDDESSGLSDVENDNAEDVEEAIVRGSSAEAEESKHETKEEEVNTPKRNKLSVSIKEDKDEDEIESSARRVTRARKHSVVESTPPATKKRTRSSAKLEAVETPTPPPKKKTKTATSPPPVAPRRRTRSETHHEDDKSHEEDSSDSKEKVAKEEEAKEEDKEEPEPEPEPEPEPEPEPEPEPEPEPEPEPEPPRVTRRSTRSAPARKPQAPIRRSTRKR, encoded by the coding sequence ATGGTCATGGTATCGCTGGAAATCGCCCGTGAATGGACGGTGGACGACgagatcaagttgttcaacttggtgtGCGACTACAAACCAGCAGGAAAGAACAAGCACCGAAACATGGTATCGATTATcgacaacatcaacaaggGACTAGACTCTTCATCACAGCCGTTTACAGCTTCTGAGATATGGGACCGACTCGAAGCTCTCTACGACTTGCCTCGCTTGGACGCCCTAGAAGACTACAAGGAAGGAGAAGAGGGTCTGGACCTGTTGAGATCTGAAACTTCTCCAGatatcaaagaagaacaagtagTGTCCGAAGTTAAAAGGGACGAAAAGCAGAAACCAACGAAAAGGGCTCGAGGCAAAGACAGGCTAAGACGACCACATGTAAAGAACGAAAATAATAACGACAGCGATGATGAATCTTCAGGCTTAAGTGATGTGGAAAATGACAATGctgaagatgtagaagaagcaatagTCCGAGGTTCGTCTGCTGAAGCCGAAGAATCTAAACATGAAACaaaggaagaggaagtgAATACTCCAAAGAGAAACAAACTAAGTGTCTCtatcaaagaagataagGACGAGGACGAAATCGAATCTTCGGCTAGAAGAGTTACTCGTGCCAGAAAACATTCAGTAGTAGAAAGCACACCTCCGGCCACTAAAAAGAGAACTCGTTCTTCTGCCAAGTTGGAAGCCGTAGAAACTCCGACTCCTCcacccaagaagaaaacgaagacaGCCACTTCTCCTCCGCCTGTCGCAcctagaagaagaacaagatccGAGACACATCATGAGGATGACAAGAGccatgaagaagatctgTCGGATAGCAAAGAAAAGGTGgctaaagaagaagaggctaaagaagaagataaggaAGAGCcagaacctgaacctgaacccGAGCCTGAgcctgaacctgaacccGAACCGgaacctgaacctgaaccggaacctgaacctgaaccaCCCAGAGTGACTAGAAGATCTACCAGATCCGCCCCAGCAAGGAAGCCCCAAGCTCCCATTAGAAGAAGTACCAGAAAAAGATAG
- a CDS encoding negative regulator of GCN4 expression (go_function translation initiation factor activity~go_process regulation of translational initiation): MTEVEIPEVTTSSDESTRIIEKSSKIITAYQHALIRLPSEGLKIVQLRPDGVISLGKFGSFEVNEILGFPFGQSFEILENLKVKPTKSISQLHDDGEAGENSDEAIEDVEKEKDELTKMFSNSAEHNQNIINIGSKIQKLSNEEIDELKKSGATSKIGQTIIEKMIAGHEGFEKKTIFSQQKYLKRKQQKFLRRFTVEYLGASQLLQYYIEKDIQRVLDMSEESLGLLMTYANIRPGGRYLVIDETGGVILYAMMERMKGQGSIVLVHDNEHPNIIALRHSDYPEESINSMIKTINWLQFVEPDNEKIDWEDATAEELEEMKPSKRAQYDRRSKRAHEINEVINIVQEGNFDALVSVSSLHMPTLLEHVLPTIGGSRPVVIYNQFKELLLETQHFLMSDKRVLAPSIFESRVRAYQTIPGRMHPLMTMRGFGGYVLWGTRVIPKESGVQAIGRGIIKRKREDTPSTEDEKSDKKPKEE, from the coding sequence ATGACTGAGGTCGAGATTCCGGAAgtaacaacttcttcagatgaGTCTACCAGAATTATAGAGAAAAGTTCCAAGATCATAACTGCTTACCAACATGCATTGATTCGTCTTCCTTCAGAAGGATTGAAAATTGTTCAGCTCAGACCAGATGGAGTTATCAGTTTGGGAAAATTCGGATCTTTTGAAGTAAatgaaattcttggatttcCGTTCGGTCAATCGTTTGAAATTCTCGAAAACTTGAAAGTCAAGCCTACCAAAAGTATTTCTCAGTTGCATGACGATGGAGAAGCTGGGGAAAACAGTGATGAAGCTATTGAAGACgtagaaaaagagaaagatgAACTTACCAAGATGTTTTCCAACAGTGCCGAACACAACCAGAATATCATAAATATCGGCTCTAAGATTCAAAAGTTGtccaatgaagaaattgacgAACTCAAGAAGTCTGGTGCTACTTCCAAGATCGGGCAGACCATCATTGAGAAGATGATTGCTGGTCATGAAGGTTTCGAAAAGAAGACCATTTTTTCCCAACAGAAgtatttgaaaagaaaacagcAGAAATTTTTGAGGAGATTCACTGTAGAGTACCTTGGTGCTTCGCAGCTCTTACAATACTACATTGAAAAAGACATTCAAAGGGTTTTAGATATGAGTGAAGAATCGTTAGGTTTGCTCATGACTTACGCCAACATCAGGCCTGGTGGAAGGTATCTTGTTATTGATGAAACTGGTGGTGTCATACTATACGCTATgatggaaagaatgaagGGCCAAGGGTCTATTGTTCTTGTACACGACAATGAGCACCCTAACATTATTGCTCTTAGGCATTCAGACTACCCTGAAGAGTCAATTAATAGTATGATCAAGACCATCAACTGGCTTCAGTTTGTAGAGCCAGATAATGAGAAGATTGATTGGGAAGATGCCACAGCAGAAGAATTGGAGGAGATGAAGCCTCTGAAGAGAGCTCAATATGATAGAAGATCCAAGAGAGCTCACGAAATTAACGAGGTCATAAATATCGTTCAAGAGGGTAACTTTGATGCTCTTGTTTCGGTCAGTTCATTACATATGCCTACACTTTTGGAACATGTCCTTCCCACCATTGGGGGATCACGTCCTGTTGTGATATATAACCAATTCAAGGAATTGCTATTGGAAACACAGCACTTCTTGATGTCTGACAAAAGAGTGTTGGCTCcttcaatttttgaaagCAGAGTAAGAGCATACCAAACCATTCCAGGACGTATGCATCCGTTGATGACCATGAGAGGTTTTGGTGGCTATGTGTTGTGGGGTACTAGAGTTATTCCAAAGGAAAGTGGAGTACAAGCCATAGGAAGAGGTATtatcaagagaaagagagaagatACTCCTAGTACTGAGGATGAAAAGTCGGACAAAAAacccaaagaagaataa
- the HEM2 gene encoding S-adenosylmethionine-dependent methyltransferase (S-adenosylmethionine-dependent methyltransferase (HEMK) (bacterial)) produces MPRISPKLARLARESSLLLPPLLRANKTIDSAKQELRWIQQELPKNKWKSAIRERSQLIPLQYILGSQPFGSLDIHCRPGVLIPRWETEEWVTELADAFGKRKNTTNNGKLSNSLNVIDACTGTGCIPLLLHSDLLSKGVCSNVTGFDISLEAYKLSCENLAIYESSRDISDNGKVSFKHVDIFSHDLLEQLEVTSRSVDLITSNPPYIPLQDYKSSVDFNGTSRSVRLHEPALALVGENEFYETLITKLVLPTKAKAFVFELGYEEQAQRVKELLFPFKKWKVKRYTDSAGNIRCVLGWIRGSNMSVLDNITRTTEM; encoded by the coding sequence ATGCCCAGGATATCGCCGAAGTTAGCCCGACTAGCACGAGAGTCTTCTCTTCTCCTTCCCCCTCTACTTCGAGCTAACAAAACCATAGATTCTGCCAAACAGGAACTACGCTGGatccaacaagaacttccCAAGAACAAATGGAAATCGGCTATACGGGAAAGATCACAATTGATACCTTTACAGTACATTCTAGGATCACAACCATTTGGATCTCTAGATATTCATTGTCGCCCAGGAGTGTTGATTCCACGATGGGAAACTGAGGAATGGGTAACGGAACTAGCTGATGCTTTTGGTAAACGCAAAAATACGACCAATAATGGTAAATTACTGAACAGTTTGAACGTGATAGACGCTTGCACTGGCACAGGATGTATCCCGCTTCTACTTCATTCCGACCTTTTGAGTAAAGGAGTGTGTTCAAACGTTACAGGATTTGATATATCTCTCGAGGCATACAAGCTTTCTTGTGAAAACCTCGCCATTTATGAAAGTTCCCGTGATATTTCTGATAATGGCAAAGTTTCGTTTAAACACGTAGATATCTTTAGTCATGATTTGCTTGAGCAACTTGAAGTGACTTCCAGAAGCGTAGACCTTATCACATCCAATCCTCCATACATTCCCTTACAAGACTATAAACTGTCTGTAGATTTCAATGGCACATCGAGATCAGTTCGTCTCCACGAGCCAGCTCTAGCTCTTGTTGGAGAAAATGAATTCTACGAAACATTGATTACAAAACTTGTGTTGCCGACAAAAGCAAAAGCTTTTGTCTTTGAATTAGGATACGAAGAACAAGCACAAAGAGTGAAAGAGTTGTTATTTCCGTTTaagaaatggaaagttAAACGATACACTGATAGTGCAGGCAATATAAGATGCGTACTTGGTTGGATACGTGGCTCCAACATGTCTGTATTAGACAACATAACAAGAACTACTGAAATGTGA
- the RPL15A gene encoding 60S ribosomal protein L15 (go_component intracellular; ribosome~go_function structural constituent of ribosome~go_process protein biosynthesis): MGAYKYLEELQRKKQSDVMRFLHRVRCWEYRNKTVIHRASRPSRPDKARRLGYKAKQGFVIFRVRVRRGGRKRPVPKGATYGKPTNQGVNQLKYQRSLRSTAEERVGRRASNLRVLNSYWVNQDSTYKYFEVILVDPSHKAIRRDARYNWIVNPVHKRREARGLTSTGKKSRGINKGHLFHNTQAGRRHTWKRQNTLSLWRYRS; encoded by the coding sequence ATGGGTGCCTACAAgtatttggaagaattgcaaagaaagaagcaatcTGATGTTATGCGTTTCTTGCATCGTGTCAGATGTTGGGAATACAGAAACAAGACTGTTATCCACAGAGCTTCTAGACCATCTAGACCAGACAAGGCCAGAAGATTGGGATACAAGGCCAAGCAAGgtttcgtcatcttcagagTCAGAGTCAGAAGAGGTGGCAGAAAGAGACCTGTGCCAAAGGGTGCTACTTATGGTAAGCCAACCAACCAGGGTGTTAACCAATTGAAGTACCAAAGATCCTTGAGATCTACCgctgaagaaagagttgGTAGACGTGCTTCTAACTTGAGAGTCTTGAACTCCTACTGGGTTAACCAGGACTCCACCTACAAGTACTTCGAAGTCATCTTGGTCGACCCATCTCACAAGGCCATCAGAAGAGACGCCAGATACAACTGGATCGTCAACCCTGTCcacaagagaagagaagccAGAGGTCTTACTTCCACCGGAAAGAAGTCCAGAGGTATCAACAAGGGTCACTTGTTCCACAACACCCAAGCTGGTCGTCGTCACACCTGGAAGAGACAAAACACTTTGTCTTTGTGGAGATACAGATCTTAA
- the NOP2 gene encoding nucleolar RNA methyltransferase (May participate in nucleolar function during the transition from stationary phase to rapid growth) — translation MGRRAKNKQGVPPSFEEFQAKKEKRDKKRKLADEPERPAKATKKSKDDYKNNKEANNKKKTSNNKKKQSVEDEFEEPEDLPEVDLEELSNAKKALFDDSDEEEGLDALEDDEEVGNDDEFEIEDGEEFYDSDEEERAKPMFSDDEDEDIEDLNAANMEAFSRKLDEEAELEAEEAEKELLESQTNQPRAKVLPSAEEAQIMEQGPQDVTMVRTRMIEIVKVLENFKDLAEEGTSRNDYISRLLKDICEYFGYSEFLAEKLFNLFSPSEAMEFFEANEIARPITIRTNTLKTRRRDLAQTLVNRGVNLQPIGSWTKVGLQVFDSQVPIGATPEYLAGHYILQAASSFLPVIALAPQENERVLDMAAAPGGKTTYISALMKNTGCVFANDANKARTKSLIANIHRLGCKNTIVCNYDAREFPKVIGGFDRVLLDAPCSGTGVIAKDESVKVSRTEKDFIQIPHLQKQLLLSAIDSVDANSATGGIIVYSTCSIAVDENESVVDYALRKRPNVKLIEAGLEIGKEGFTSYRGKHFNPSLNLTRRYYPHTYNVDGFFVAKFKKIAASPHDVSKAGAKEKESIARAEAEEEGIIHDDFAEFENDEDKSLIDQSVKRNLKRKGINPNAAKK, via the coding sequence ATGGGTAGAAGAGCTAAAAATAAGCAAGGTGTTCCACCTTCGTTTGAGGAGTTCCaagccaagaaggaaaagagagacaagaagagaaagttggCCGATGAGCCTGAAAGACCAGCCAAGGCTACCAAGAAGTCTAAAGACgactacaagaacaacaaggAAGCCAAcaataagaagaagacgagcAACAATAAAAAGAAACAATCTGTAGAAGATGAATTCgaagagccagaagacTTGCCAGAAGTCgatttggaagagttgtCAAATGCTAAGAAGGCATTATTTGACgattctgatgaagaagaaggactCGAtgctcttgaagatgacgaagaagttggaaacgACGATGAATTCGAAATCGAAGACGGCGAAGAGTTCTACGattctgacgaagaagaacgtGCTAAGCCAATGTTCTctgacgacgaagatgaagatataGAAGACTTGAATGCTGCCAATATGGAAGCCTTTTCCAGAAAGCTTGACGAAGAGGCtgaacttgaagctgaagagGCAGAAAAGGAATTATTGGAGTCACAGACAAACCAACCAAGGGCCAAGGTGTTGCCCTCCGCCGAAGAAGCACAAATTATGGAACAAGGTCCACAGGATGTTACAATGGTTAGAACCAGAATGATTGAAATCGTCAAAGtcttggaaaacttcaaagaTCTTGCTGAAGAAGGCACTTCGAGAAATGACTACATAAGTAGATTGCTCAAAGATATATGTGAATATTTCGGCTATTCCGAGTTCCTTGCCgaaaagttgttcaatttgttttCTCCTTCTGAAGCCATGGAGTTCTTCGAAGCAAACGAAATCGCTCGTCCTATTACCATCAGAACCAACACATTGAAAACCAGGCGTCGTGACTTGGCACAGACTTTGGTCAACAGAGGTGTCAATTTGCAACCTATTGGGTCGTGGACTAAAGTTGGTTTACAAGTATTTGATTCCCAAGTGCCTATTGGTGCTACTCCAGAGTACTTGGCTGGGCACTACATCTTGCAAGCTGCTTCGTCGTTCTTGCCAGTTATTGCTCTTGCACCTCAAGAAAACGAACGTGTATTGGATATGGCCGCTGCCCCTGGTGGTAAGACGACGTACATCTCTgctttgatgaagaatacaGGATGTGTGTTTGCCAACGATGCCAACAAAGCCAGAACAAAGTCACTCATTGCCAACATCCACAGATTAGGATGCAAGAACACCATTGTCTGTAACTACGATGCCAGAGAGTTCCCCAAGGTCATTGGTGGTTTCGACAGAGTCTTGTTGGATGCTCCTTGTTCCGGTACCGGTGTCATTGCAAAGGACGAGTCTGTCAAGGTGAGTCGTACAGAAAAAGATTTCATTCAGATTCCGCACTTGCAAAAGCAGTTATTACTTTCTGCCATCGATTCCGTCGATGCCAACTCCGCTACCGGTGGTATCATTGTGTACTCTACGTGTTCTATTGCGGTAGACGAAAACGAATCTGTTGTAGACTATGCATTGAGAAAACGTCCTAACGTCAAGTTGATCGAAGCTGGATTGGAAATCGGAAAGGAAGGTTTCACATCATACAGAGGCAAACACTTCAATCCAAGTCTTAACTTGACCAGACGTTACTACCCTCACACCTACAATGTGGATGGGTTTTTCGTCGCCAAGTTTAAGAAAATTGCTGCTTCTCCTCATGATGTCTCGAAGGCTGGTGCCAAGGAGAAGGAATCTATTGCCAGagctgaagctgaagaagaaggtattATTCATGACGACTTCGCTGAGTTTGAAAACGACGAGGACAAGAGCTTGATAGATCAATCCGTaaagagaaacttgaagaggAAGGGTATCAACCCTAACGCAGCTAA